The nucleotide window CAGCTTGTTACTATGGCGTCTCTAACAGCAAATATCAAAAGGGAAATTTAAGAAGCGTGCCTATACAGTGTTAAGTCCATAAAAATACTGGAGATGATAGTAAGTTGACAGAGTTACAAATCAAACTCTCACACTTTTGCATAAGCAGTTGGACGAGCAATGCAGGCGGATGCTGCTCCGTGTCATCGCCTCAGTTTGATCTAAGCGATACTTTTGTAGATGGAGGGAAAATTTTGacggaacaaaaaaaaaaacataatatgAAGCAGTTCCAATAACTAATAGAATTTTTTATGGTTTGCATATATTATTTATAGCAGCTTGTTTCATGTTACCACAAAAACAGAGATCAATAATTAGTGGTCTATAGAAATGAAGGCACGCTGTTGCTGAGTAGGGCTCATGGAGCAATTCTATAAAAAGAAGCGCTTTTTCATGGTTTCCAGATGTTATTTATAGAAAGAGCTTGACTTTTGATACCACAGCAACAGAGATCAATAGTGGTCGACATGCCAGATTGTGCTCACGATACAGTTCTCACCGCTTCCGGCATTTTTCTAGTTAGCAGAAGGGGAAactatttcaataaaaaaaagaaaaaaaacacctgGGTGCATGGAAAAATAGAGTAATTGGATAATGAAGACGGTTTAACCTCTCCAAAGTCTCATGACTTGTGAAATTACACAGGGGTTTCTGTTTATTTTAACACAACCAATTGAATTAGTTACTATTCATTATTCCTGTGAGCCGAAAATAGATCGCTCGCCCTGGGTGAGCTACTCGATTTCCTGCAGTTATATCGATGTTTTTCACCTCTTTTCATATTTCAAATCCACATGTTGTGCTTTATTTACTTGAGGTTGCTTAAATAATCATTAAGCTTATTGTTGTTTTCGTTTACcattttgtaaacaaacacaaaGGGCTGAAAATAAACGGAAATCATTGGTGCAGGCCTTCTTATTATAGACTTTTCATCTTTAATCTCTTTAATTTAATTCACACCACAAAATCATTCATTTATCATGATCATTCGCTGTTCAAACGCTCGGCAAAAATCCAAATAGACTATCATATACATATCAGTCGAACATTCGAGTCTTTGTGATCTATTTATAACACAATCCCTACAGCATTTCTAACCAACTTCACaaagaaaattgagaaaacCTTACCTGTTCTTCCGCAGTTTCCACTACAATATGGCGGCTTCAAAACTTGTTGCCATTTCGATGAGAAAACCGCTTGCCAAACGTATTGTTGTGTGACGCGTAAGTCATAGGGTCTGACTCCCCAGAGGGTTAACAAGACAACCCTGGTCGTCAGAAGTGTCTTTTTACCTCTGCCACCCAGAGTAATGCTATTACAGATTGCCAGGAATACAACCAGTAAGAAGATTTTTAATGCGGTCCATACGTTCCATAACTAAGAAATGTTATATTTCATGGGTTTCTGCCCTCATTGTTAGCTGAAATGCTGTAGCTCTTGATTAAATCTTTTAGACCTGTACGCGGCTcaggtaaaaacaaatcaatgttTCTCGAGTACGTGACCTGTCAAGTACTGTGCCAAGCAACAATGAACAAAGGCTCAGCTAGACGTAATTCAATCTAAGAGCCCCCCTTCCCGCTCCTAAAGAACTGGAATTGTGGGAGTTGTCCTTTCTATTAAATTTATGTTCCCTGTTCGGCGATGTAACATTCCGAACTTGCACCctgcctattttttttgttcttttcccACTGCTCCTTGTTACCTGGGTCAAAACACGGCTGTCCCTGTTTACGAGCTTCGTTTTGAACCCCTGAAAACTGTATTGACAATTTAAAAACTCGACAATGACAAATaccgaaaaaaaacaaaaacaagaaaacaatccATGCCGAGGAGCTTATTACATATTCAAGGCGGAGGCCGATTAATAAACATACCCTCGATATTTTGCATGACCTTTCCTATTCAATAGAGTATCGCCTTCGTAAACTTCactttatttacaataataacgCTGAATGGAATTTTAAAACAGCTTCATGTTTTAATTagtcaccttttttttttctattttccagAACATACCAACTTCCTTAAATTGGCTAAATTAAACTTTATAATTAGTTGCTATTTTGAGTGACGTTTGATGATTGACAAGGGTGGAACACATGAATAGATGTCAGATAACGAAAAAGAAAGATAGGTATAGAGCGCACAAGGTTACCGTTCTTAAATTGTGCAAGTCTGGTATGTTTGTATTGATTTTTCCTTGAATGGCGAGCGCATCTAATGGCGCAAGGGCAATTAGTTCTAATCTGCTTGCTGTTTACGCGAAGGCTAGCAGAGTCTTCTTGGTGCatatgcagactgcagactggtTTAAGTCCTAAAACATAATGAACGACCATCTGCAAAGAGAGCAAATATATTTCCACTACCTAAGGGTGTGAAGCCCATAAAGAAACCAAAgtaacaaaattgaacatttatcCTGAAGGCTATCGAATGAGAGAAGTGTTGCAAGTGAAAGATATTTGAAATATTGGCATCTCGCAGTGAATCGGATTTCCGCTCAGCTCAGTTCCATATGACCTGCACGATAGTTTGTTGTTAAGTGCCGATAAAACGCTGAACTCACGACACAACAGATCACCTGATAAACAGTTTATATCAGCTTTTATTCTTTGTCCAGTTCGTTGTTAAtgatttctctctttttcttccttcttcttATGTTAACTTTGGGGCATTGGAGGTAACAGCCCTTGAAACAGGGCTTCTGCAAGCAGTATGGTTGTGGGTGGGGGAACAAAATGGCCCTTCAGTTAATTAAGCACCCTATCTTTCTTTGCACCCAAAATACACTTTTCCTCCTTTGTAATgaaatactctttttttttcgaaCTCCTTTCTCCATATCTTTTCATCCTCTTGTTTTTACCTTTAAGACACCACCCATATCAATAAGCAAGATATCTTGCGCATTTGCTCCCGTTGTCACGTTTGCCATTAGGAACTCTGTCAAAATAAGGAAGATGTTGTTGCAGATGTCACAACTTCGTTGAATAGAAATGCTGTAAAACGCTTCCGAATTGTGGCGCCAGGAGGACCACAAATTACTGTAATAGTACGCCATTCATGATCGGAAGTGCCTGGGTGTTTTGGCGAGCACAGTAGTTGCCAAAACTATCATGAACGATGCGAATCATTGGTACAACGAGACTTGAACATTACAAGATATCATGCCAAACCCTATGCAACATGCCACTGGGGCAAAATCAGCGCTTGTTTGAGGGTTTTATCGACTGATAGAGAGCCTTATCTGTCTAGTACGGACAAAGTTGAAGGAAAGTTTGTTTTTAGACGCCATATCACATTTTACATTGTTTCTAGAATTGCCACGGCAACACCGATGATGATCAAAATGCGCCAAGATGCATTAGTGAAAAAACAATGAGCAACTATTATCGTCTGCTGTCAATTTCGGTTCGTTGAGCAACAACCTGGTAGGCGATCAGGCCACTGATCAATAAATTCCTCCTTAATCCCTGGCAATTCACTTCCGCACTGAAGCCCCGTAGTTCTCAGTGTTTCGTTTGGGTTGTAGAGCTTCTCAGTTTCCAGCGCTCCAAGTTCTGTGAAACCATCGACAAGAATCGAATCCATGGCACAGCCGATGAACTTTTGCATTTAACCTGAAGCCCGACGGCGTAGTTTCATGTATGATCAGCTAAACCCCCCCGGATAAGTAAATTCCTTGATATAATTTACCGTGAGTTTAGGCACGTTCCAAGGTGTTATGGCTTAAACTTGAAACTTTACAGAGCCACGTACATTCAGAAACATCTGTCCGTAAAAGCAAATTACTCAAGGATTGACCAAAGTAAGAAAATGCAACAAATCAGAGTACATCATCCCTTCGGGTGAGCGACGTTGTGGTGGAAACCGCAGAGGGTACCTTAAGAAAGCGTCAGCAGCAATAATTTGTCACGACTAATGCTGTGAAAGCAAATCGCGGTTGCCACGGCATAAAACGGCCAAGTGTTCTCTAGGAAAGCCCCCGAATTCACCTAGCAGTCGCTAATTTCTGATCCAAACGTCCTTCTTCAAAGCGAATAGTAGGTTTTCTTGGGGCAAATGTGAACGTGTGTCAAGGAATCAGACAAAATTTCCgtcaaaataatgaaaagaaatgacACTACCACCATTATGAATTTCATTTCGTTTTAATAAAGCATGACATTTCCTCGAAATACTGACTACAAATGAAGTCTTTAGCAGCTTAAAAACTAATGCTTCTTCAAAAACGCGAAATGTTTAACCTTCACCTATTTCTCACTTTAGTAAAGTATGGACGGACGAAACAAATCGAATTTACAAAGGAAAAGTTGTGGGAGGAAAAAATTAATCTTAGCGCGTTACAAACGGTTTGTTCTGAAGAATAATTACGCGTTTTGAAACCACTTTTGTCGACCAGATTATGCAACAGTCCTTGCATCTTACAACAGCAGTACAACGCGAAAATTACATTCAAAGTTCTTGAGCAAACACTGTTCTCTCACAAAGTTGTGTTTCACCCGCCTTGATGGTTACCTTCATGATTTTATGCATTTACTATCCCCGTGAATTGGCACACAGAGCAGCCGCTGAAACTAACAAAGTTCTCAGCTCttgttgattgcaacaacagtTGTTAATTTCTTTATGCTGGCGTTTGCTTTATCCCTCTGTTCACAATTCAATCAAAATCCTTAAACCTAATCCATTCGCCGAGTCATGGCAAAGTTTTACTTTATCAGAAAGGATTTTGCAGTCTCCGACAGCCAGCGCGATCGCGCTAAGTTTTTCTTCAAGACCGTCAACATCTTCGTTGTCGGCAAAGGATCCAAGTTTGGCCAGATATGGTCATTAAGATGTCCTTTATTTTCGAGAGCTTCTTCTATGGCGATGGCGACGACCTTCTTCCTTGACTGACATGCCACAACTCAGCGCTCTCTCGCGATGAATGGCCGCCAAATCTTTCTTCTCATCGACAATATTCTCGGTTGCTTGAAAGAGTTCGTTTTCCTTAATGTCCTCCAGACTGGGAACAAATCCAAACCTGGGATATTTTCGGCGTTTTATGATCCTTCGACGGCGAACCACAGTCTTAGGCCCCTGCATCATGCTCTGGTCGATAGCCGCAAGGTCTTCGCAAAAGTCCAGAGCGGATTTCTTTCCGTATTTAAAGTCGAAATCGTAGGCTTTAGCCACGTTCAAATCCATCATGGCTAGTGGTCTTTCCTCGTGATGAAGACACACGGGTGGTGGATCTTCACGAAATGGTTCTGTTTTGCACATAGCTTCACAAGTTTCCCTAAATTGCCACTTGCAGTCTTTTCCCTCGCAATGATCTATCACAACTGAAGAAAAATAGATAATTGCGTTTGTTTTATCACCCACACTGCGTACGTGCTCGCAATTTTAACTAGGTTTAGAATTTCAacataacaataaattattcataATACGCCCAACcacgaaccaatcagagcacgagtttttgatggTCCGTGCTGTTTACTTCGTCTTACAACAAAAGGACTAATAACATCACATCGCTC belongs to Acropora muricata isolate sample 2 chromosome 9, ASM3666990v1, whole genome shotgun sequence and includes:
- the LOC136930091 gene encoding uncharacterized protein, with product MILLEEVMRVVIDHCEGKDCKWQFRETCEAMCKTEPFREDPPPVCLHHEERPLAMMDLNVAKAYDFDFKYGKKSALDFCEDLAAIDQSMMQGPKTVVRRRRIIKRRKYPRFGFVPSLEDIKENELFQATENIVDEKKDLAAIHRERALSCGMSVKEEGRRHRHRRSSRK